In one Komagataeibacter sp. FNDCR2 genomic region, the following are encoded:
- a CDS encoding MBL fold metallo-hydrolase, with the protein MPLLPASDHTDGTRFFNPPAIRPETAPPGRMRWRAIVEWQWTRPPSDWPRWVENPPPTGDPHAMPVHNTVQITFIGHSTFLIRLPRPDGTVLSILTDPIFSQRCSPLPFMGPKRVRAPGRALADLPPVDIVLISHAHYDHMDLPTLRALARRGDDPLVVVPLENARFLRRTGLRRIMELDWWQTVGTDGLRVTCTPARHGAARTPFDRNTSLWGGFMLRDAAGHQLFFAGDTAHGRHWSLIRARLGAPDIALLPIGAYAPRALMASVHTTPEEALTGLRELGARQGIGMHFGTFRLTDEPMDEPVQRLRAAVRAAGLAARTMDVMAHGECRDMPWPPADDPGLPDVLFSRTVL; encoded by the coding sequence ATGCCGCTGTTACCCGCCAGCGATCACACGGATGGCACACGCTTTTTCAATCCGCCCGCCATCCGCCCCGAAACCGCGCCACCGGGGCGGATGCGGTGGCGGGCCATTGTGGAATGGCAGTGGACCCGGCCCCCATCGGACTGGCCACGATGGGTTGAGAACCCGCCCCCCACAGGCGACCCCCATGCCATGCCGGTACACAATACCGTGCAGATCACCTTTATCGGGCACAGCACGTTCCTGATCCGCCTGCCCCGGCCCGATGGCACGGTGCTGAGCATCCTGACCGACCCGATCTTCTCGCAACGCTGCTCGCCCTTACCGTTCATGGGGCCGAAACGGGTGCGGGCGCCGGGGCGGGCGCTGGCCGACCTGCCGCCGGTTGATATCGTGCTGATTTCCCACGCCCATTACGACCATATGGACCTGCCCACGCTCCGCGCGCTGGCGCGGCGGGGCGATGACCCGCTGGTGGTCGTCCCGCTGGAAAACGCCCGATTCCTGCGTCGGACCGGGCTGCGCCGCATCATGGAGCTGGACTGGTGGCAGACCGTCGGCACGGACGGGTTGCGGGTGACCTGCACCCCGGCCCGCCATGGGGCCGCCCGCACGCCCTTTGACCGCAACACGAGCCTGTGGGGCGGGTTCATGCTGCGCGACGCGGCGGGCCACCAGCTTTTCTTCGCTGGTGATACGGCCCATGGCCGCCACTGGTCCCTGATCCGCGCGCGGCTGGGCGCGCCGGACATCGCACTGCTGCCCATCGGGGCCTATGCGCCGCGCGCGCTCATGGCCAGCGTGCACACCACGCCGGAGGAAGCCCTGACCGGCCTGCGCGAACTGGGCGCGCGGCAGGGAATTGGCATGCATTTCGGCACGTTCCGCCTGACGGACGAACCGATGGACGAACCTGTCCAGCGCCTGCGCGCCGCCGTGCGCGCGGCGGGGCTTGCGGCACGGACCATGGATGTGATGGCGCATGGGGAATGTCGCGACATGCCATGGCCACCCGCGGACGACCCGGGATTGCCCGATGTTCTTTTCAGCCGAACCGTCTTATGA
- a CDS encoding ankyrin repeat domain-containing protein: protein MTNTTASGDPAAAPESFSNAEIEALFLSAARDGQTDLVTEFVKAGLDPDIRNDKGHTALILAAYNGHAETVRALLAAGAKPDLRDEKGSTALAGVAFKGDLPCARILLEHGAGIDVPNHIGRTPLIFAAMFNRDPMVTFLLERGADPDLCDGEGISARIFATRQGNTALLAAMEHTKASVQG, encoded by the coding sequence ATGACCAACACAACCGCCAGCGGCGACCCGGCCGCAGCCCCCGAATCCTTCAGCAACGCGGAAATCGAGGCCCTGTTCCTGTCCGCCGCGCGCGATGGGCAGACCGACCTTGTGACCGAATTCGTAAAAGCGGGCCTCGATCCCGACATCCGTAACGACAAGGGCCATACCGCGCTGATCCTCGCGGCCTATAACGGCCATGCCGAAACCGTGCGCGCCCTGCTGGCCGCCGGGGCGAAGCCGGACCTGCGCGATGAAAAGGGATCGACCGCGCTGGCCGGTGTCGCCTTCAAGGGGGACCTGCCATGCGCGCGTATCCTGCTCGAACATGGCGCGGGCATTGACGTGCCCAACCATATCGGCCGCACGCCGCTGATTTTCGCGGCGATGTTCAACCGCGACCCCATGGTCACCTTCCTGCTGGAACGCGGGGCTGATCCCGACCTGTGTGATGGCGAGGGAATCAGCGCGCGCATCTTCGCCACACGCCAGGGCAATACCGCCCTGCTGGCCGCGATGGAGCATACGAAAGCCTCCGTACAGGGCTGA
- the gnd gene encoding phosphogluconate dehydrogenase (NAD(+)-dependent, decarboxylating) produces MQIGIVGLGKMGGNISIRLTRHGHDVVAYDRDSAVTAKVCEQAEGGRATAATGLKDMVGKLSGRKIIWLMLPAGEVTEQAVQELGTLMGRGDIVIDGGNSFYKDDIRRAAELVKKGIDYIDVGTSGGVWGLERGYCMMYGGTKEATDYIDPILSALAPGVGDIPRTPGRDKPEFDPRAEQGYLHCGPAGSGHFVKMVHNGIEYGIMQAFAEGFDVMKSKNSTELPEDQRFDLNMADIAEVWRRGSVVSSWLLDLSASALAGNPDLSNYKGDVADSGEGRWTIEAAIEEAVPVPVITASLFTRFRSRTGNNYAEKMLSAMRFGFGGHIEGTNN; encoded by the coding sequence ATGCAAATCGGTATTGTTGGTCTTGGCAAGATGGGCGGCAACATTTCAATCCGCCTCACCCGCCATGGTCATGACGTGGTGGCCTATGATCGCGATTCCGCCGTTACCGCGAAAGTGTGCGAACAGGCCGAAGGTGGCCGGGCCACGGCGGCCACCGGGCTGAAGGACATGGTCGGCAAGCTGTCCGGCCGCAAGATCATCTGGCTCATGCTGCCCGCGGGCGAGGTGACGGAACAGGCGGTGCAGGAACTCGGCACGCTGATGGGCCGTGGTGATATCGTGATTGACGGTGGCAATTCCTTTTACAAGGACGATATCCGCCGCGCCGCCGAACTGGTGAAAAAGGGCATTGACTACATCGATGTCGGCACGTCCGGCGGGGTGTGGGGGCTGGAACGCGGCTACTGCATGATGTACGGCGGCACCAAGGAAGCGACCGATTACATCGACCCCATCCTGTCCGCGCTCGCGCCGGGGGTGGGTGACATTCCGCGCACGCCGGGCCGTGACAAGCCGGAATTCGACCCGCGCGCCGAACAGGGCTACCTGCATTGCGGTCCCGCCGGTTCCGGCCACTTCGTGAAGATGGTCCATAACGGCATCGAATACGGCATCATGCAGGCCTTCGCCGAAGGGTTCGACGTGATGAAGTCCAAGAACTCGACCGAACTGCCCGAAGACCAGCGTTTCGACCTGAACATGGCCGACATTGCCGAGGTCTGGCGCCGTGGCAGCGTGGTCTCCTCGTGGCTGCTCGACCTTTCGGCCAGCGCGCTGGCGGGCAACCCCGACCTGTCCAACTACAAGGGCGACGTGGCCGATTCCGGCGAGGGCCGCTGGACCATCGAGGCCGCGATCGAGGAAGCGGTGCCGGTGCCCGTCATTACCGCGTCGCTGTTCACGCGCTTCCGTTCGCGCACGGGCAACAACTATGCCGAGAAGATGCTGTCGGCCATGCGATTCGGCTTTGGCGGTCATATCGAAGGCACGAATAACTGA
- the tkt gene encoding transketolase: MRSLFTSPPMAPEGGGSMPTNIDTLCINTIRTLSMDAVQKANSGHPGTAMALAPVAYTLWRDVLNYDPADPLWPNRDRFVLSIGHASMLLYSLIYLAGIRDVRPGNPPANRPALTLEDLEQFRQLDSLTPGHPEYHHTAGVETTTGPLGQGCGNSVGMAIAEKWLAERYNRPGFSLFDHHIYTLCGDGDNMEGISSEAASIAGHLKLGNLTWIYDSNQISIEGSTRIAFTESVHKRFEAYGWHVLELKDANDTGDFRRLLAEAKAETSRPTLIIVHSIIGWGAPHLAGTAEAHGSPLGVEEIRETKKFYGWPEDKSFYVPDGVPEHFQQGLAPRGAAASKAWNELFAAYRAKFPDEAKQLDHIFAGTLPEGWDADIPVFDADAKGVASRASSGKVLNVIAKNYPWMIGGSADLSPSTKTHLTFDGAGDFQPPQWGGTYGGRNLHFGVREHAMGSISNGLALYGLRPYCSGFLIFSDYMKPPIRLSSLMKLPVTYVFTHDSIGVGEDGPTHQPIEQLAQLRATPGVTVLRPADANEVAEAWRTLIQLTDRPSVLALSRQNLPTICRKTYAPATGLAKGAYILADTDGRPDVILMATGSEVGLIIKAAEKLKADGIKVRLVSMPSWDLFEAQPKSYRDSVLPPDVSARVAVEQAAQLGWDRYTGLAGETIVMHGFGASAPAEKLEVKFGFTVEAVVAAARRQAGK, encoded by the coding sequence ATGCGTTCCCTGTTTACATCTCCCCCGATGGCGCCAGAAGGAGGCGGCAGCATGCCCACCAATATCGATACGCTGTGCATCAACACCATCCGCACGCTATCCATGGATGCGGTGCAGAAAGCGAATTCGGGCCATCCGGGTACCGCCATGGCGCTTGCCCCCGTGGCCTATACGCTGTGGCGCGATGTGCTGAACTACGATCCGGCCGACCCGCTATGGCCCAACCGCGACCGTTTCGTGCTTTCCATCGGGCACGCATCCATGCTGCTGTACTCGCTGATCTACCTTGCCGGTATCCGTGATGTGCGCCCCGGCAACCCCCCGGCGAACCGCCCGGCGCTGACGCTGGAGGATCTCGAACAGTTCCGTCAGCTTGACTCGCTCACCCCCGGCCACCCGGAATACCATCACACCGCCGGGGTCGAGACCACTACCGGCCCGCTGGGTCAGGGCTGCGGCAATTCGGTGGGCATGGCCATTGCCGAGAAGTGGCTGGCCGAACGCTACAACCGCCCCGGGTTCAGCCTGTTCGACCATCACATCTATACGCTGTGCGGTGATGGCGACAACATGGAGGGGATCTCCAGCGAGGCCGCGTCCATCGCGGGGCACCTGAAGCTGGGCAACCTGACGTGGATCTATGACAGCAACCAGATCTCCATCGAAGGCTCGACCAGGATCGCCTTTACCGAGAGCGTGCACAAACGCTTCGAGGCCTATGGCTGGCATGTCCTTGAACTCAAGGACGCCAACGATACCGGGGATTTCCGCCGCCTGCTGGCCGAGGCGAAGGCCGAGACCTCCCGCCCGACGCTGATCATCGTGCACTCCATCATCGGCTGGGGTGCGCCGCACCTTGCCGGCACGGCGGAGGCCCATGGCTCCCCGCTGGGGGTGGAGGAAATCCGCGAGACCAAGAAATTCTACGGCTGGCCGGAAGACAAGAGCTTCTACGTTCCCGACGGCGTGCCCGAACACTTCCAGCAGGGACTGGCCCCGCGCGGCGCCGCCGCCAGCAAGGCGTGGAACGAGCTGTTCGCCGCCTACCGCGCCAAATTCCCCGATGAGGCGAAGCAACTCGACCATATCTTCGCGGGCACCCTGCCCGAAGGCTGGGACGCGGATATTCCCGTATTCGACGCGGACGCCAAGGGTGTGGCCTCACGCGCGAGTTCGGGCAAGGTGCTCAATGTCATCGCGAAGAATTACCCGTGGATGATCGGCGGCTCGGCCGATCTGTCGCCTTCGACCAAGACGCACCTGACTTTCGACGGCGCGGGCGACTTCCAGCCGCCGCAGTGGGGGGGCACCTATGGCGGGCGCAACCTGCATTTCGGCGTGCGCGAACACGCCATGGGGTCGATCAGCAACGGTCTCGCGCTGTATGGGCTGCGGCCCTACTGCTCGGGCTTCCTGATCTTCTCCGATTACATGAAGCCGCCCATCCGCCTCTCGTCGCTCATGAAGCTGCCGGTGACCTATGTCTTCACCCATGACTCGATCGGCGTGGGCGAGGACGGCCCGACCCACCAGCCCATCGAGCAGCTTGCCCAGCTTCGCGCCACGCCGGGCGTGACCGTGCTGCGCCCCGCCGACGCCAACGAGGTGGCGGAAGCCTGGCGCACCCTGATCCAGCTTACGGATCGCCCCAGCGTGCTGGCGCTGAGCCGGCAGAACCTGCCCACCATCTGCCGCAAGACCTATGCGCCAGCGACAGGTCTGGCAAAAGGGGCCTATATCCTTGCGGATACGGACGGGCGGCCCGATGTTATCCTCATGGCAACGGGCAGCGAAGTCGGACTTATCATCAAGGCGGCGGAAAAGCTGAAGGCGGACGGCATCAAGGTGCGGCTTGTCTCCATGCCGTCATGGGATCTGTTCGAGGCCCAGCCCAAATCCTATCGTGACAGCGTGCTGCCGCCGGATGTGAGTGCGCGCGTGGCGGTGGAACAGGCCGCGCAGCTTGGCTGGGACCGCTACACCGGCCTGGCGGGCGAGACGATTGTCATGCACGGCTTTGGCGCCTCCGCCCCGGCGGAGAAGCTGGAAGTCAAATTCGGCTTCACGGTCGAGGCCGTGGTGGCCGCCGCCCGCAGGCAGGCCGGAAAATAA
- a CDS encoding bifunctional transaldolase/phosoglucose isomerase encodes MNARESGEENPLKELARYGQSPWLDFIQRSYTENGSLKKLVDEDGLKGVTSNPAIFQKAMGQGTDYDAQIRSVLEHRIVDAGTLYELLAIDDIRAAAKVLYPVYEQTKGVDGYVSLEVSPYLARDTSGTLTEARRLWKAVDARNLMIKIPGTDEGVPAIRAAIGDGLSINVTLLFSFDAYKKVLEAYIAGLEDRLGRGESVAGIASVASFFVSRIDVKIDKEIDGRVAAGDKETPTLKALRGKVAIANAKMAYEYWKNVTASARWKKLADAGAMPQRLLWASTGTKDKSFSDVLYVDGLIGPETVNTIPPATFDAFRDHGKVAETLTQDLPGARKVLAEAERLGLDLAGVTKTLVDEGVASFADAFDDLLGSVAAKQAAFLGRKVTSTALSLPADLDRAVKAEQEEWRKAGKVRRLWQHDATLWTGKDEASWLKWLDITDDQIAALSKFEEFQAEVKARGFQHALLLGMGGSSLGPEVLAQTFGRHEGFPHLHVLDSTDPQQVRAFQDRIDISKTLFIVSSKSGGTLEPNILKAYFFDQAKKVLGDKVGSHFITVTDPGSHMEDVAKKDGFWKIFYGEKQIGGRYSVLSDFGLVPAAVAGLPLKLLLESAQRGEKSCAASVPPVQNPGVVLGSVLGVAARDFGRDKVTIIASPGIYDMGAWLEQLLAESTGKDGKGLIPIDDETIGKPDVYGKDRVFAYLRLAEDPCPRQDAAFAALAEAGEPVVTIELHERRQVLEEFFRWEFATAVAGSIIGINAFNQPDVEASKIETKKITNAYNETGRLPPYEPFAKDAPFAFYADPKNAQALGAGQTAEAILKAHFARAGAGDYVALLAYIDRDTATREWIQKVRLDVRDALKVATAAEFGPRFQHSTGQAYKGGPNTGVFLQITCDDEVNLPVPGEKYTFGIVKEAQARGDMEVLAERGRRVLRVHIHGDLKSGLEKLGQDIARAV; translated from the coding sequence ATGAATGCGCGTGAATCTGGTGAAGAAAACCCGTTGAAGGAACTGGCCCGCTACGGCCAGTCCCCCTGGCTGGATTTTATCCAGCGGTCCTATACCGAAAATGGCAGCCTGAAAAAACTGGTGGATGAGGACGGCCTGAAGGGGGTGACCTCCAACCCCGCCATCTTCCAGAAAGCCATGGGGCAGGGCACGGATTACGATGCGCAGATCCGCTCCGTGCTGGAACACCGGATTGTCGATGCCGGTACGCTGTACGAACTGCTGGCCATTGACGATATCCGCGCCGCCGCGAAGGTGCTGTATCCCGTCTATGAACAGACGAAAGGCGTGGACGGCTATGTCAGCCTCGAGGTCTCGCCCTATCTGGCGCGTGACACCAGCGGCACGCTGACCGAGGCCCGCCGCCTGTGGAAGGCGGTCGATGCCCGCAACCTCATGATCAAGATTCCCGGCACGGACGAAGGCGTGCCCGCCATCCGCGCCGCCATTGGTGACGGGCTGAGCATCAACGTCACCCTGCTGTTCTCGTTCGATGCGTATAAAAAGGTGCTGGAAGCCTACATCGCCGGGCTGGAGGACCGTCTGGGCCGTGGCGAAAGTGTCGCGGGCATCGCCAGCGTCGCCTCCTTCTTCGTCAGTCGCATCGACGTGAAGATCGACAAGGAAATCGACGGTCGCGTCGCCGCCGGGGACAAGGAGACGCCCACCCTCAAGGCCCTGCGTGGCAAGGTGGCCATCGCCAACGCCAAGATGGCGTATGAATACTGGAAAAACGTCACCGCCAGCGCGCGGTGGAAAAAACTGGCCGATGCCGGGGCCATGCCGCAGCGCCTGCTCTGGGCCAGCACCGGCACGAAGGACAAGTCCTTCAGCGACGTGCTGTACGTGGATGGGCTGATCGGCCCCGAGACGGTCAACACCATCCCCCCCGCCACCTTCGACGCCTTCCGCGACCATGGCAAGGTGGCCGAGACCCTGACGCAGGACCTGCCCGGCGCGCGCAAGGTGCTGGCGGAAGCCGAGCGTCTTGGCCTTGACCTGGCCGGTGTGACGAAAACGCTGGTGGATGAGGGCGTTGCATCCTTCGCCGATGCGTTTGACGACCTGCTGGGGTCCGTCGCGGCCAAGCAGGCGGCGTTCCTTGGCAGGAAGGTCACGTCCACCGCCCTCAGTCTGCCCGCCGATCTGGACAGGGCGGTCAAGGCGGAGCAGGAGGAATGGCGCAAGGCAGGCAAGGTCCGCCGCCTGTGGCAGCACGACGCCACCCTATGGACCGGCAAGGACGAGGCAAGCTGGCTGAAATGGCTGGACATTACCGATGACCAGATCGCCGCCCTGTCGAAGTTCGAGGAATTCCAGGCCGAGGTGAAGGCGCGCGGCTTCCAGCATGCGCTTTTGCTGGGCATGGGCGGATCCAGCCTCGGCCCGGAAGTGTTGGCCCAGACATTCGGCAGGCATGAAGGCTTCCCGCACCTCCATGTGCTGGACAGCACGGACCCGCAGCAGGTGCGTGCGTTCCAGGACAGGATCGATATTTCCAAGACCCTGTTCATCGTCTCGTCCAAGTCGGGCGGCACGCTGGAGCCGAACATCCTCAAGGCCTATTTCTTCGACCAGGCGAAAAAGGTGCTGGGTGACAAGGTGGGATCCCACTTCATCACCGTGACCGACCCCGGCTCCCACATGGAAGACGTGGCGAAGAAGGACGGGTTCTGGAAAATTTTCTACGGTGAAAAGCAGATCGGTGGCCGGTATTCCGTGCTGTCCGATTTCGGGCTGGTGCCCGCCGCCGTGGCGGGCCTGCCGCTGAAGCTGCTGCTCGAATCCGCGCAGCGTGGGGAAAAGTCCTGCGCCGCCTCGGTCCCGCCCGTGCAGAATCCCGGCGTGGTGCTGGGCAGTGTGCTGGGTGTCGCCGCGCGTGATTTCGGTCGCGACAAGGTGACCATCATCGCCTCCCCCGGCATTTACGACATGGGGGCGTGGCTGGAGCAGTTGCTGGCGGAATCGACGGGCAAGGACGGCAAGGGCCTGATCCCCATCGATGACGAGACGATCGGCAAGCCCGATGTGTATGGCAAGGACCGCGTCTTCGCCTATCTGCGCCTGGCCGAGGATCCCTGCCCCCGTCAGGACGCGGCCTTCGCCGCCCTGGCCGAGGCGGGCGAGCCGGTCGTGACCATTGAACTGCATGAGCGCCGCCAGGTGCTGGAAGAGTTTTTCCGCTGGGAGTTCGCCACGGCGGTGGCCGGTTCGATCATCGGCATCAACGCCTTCAACCAGCCCGATGTCGAGGCCTCGAAGATCGAGACCAAGAAGATCACCAACGCCTATAACGAAACCGGCAGGCTGCCGCCGTACGAGCCGTTCGCCAAGGACGCGCCCTTCGCCTTCTACGCCGACCCCAAAAACGCGCAGGCGCTGGGTGCGGGCCAGACGGCGGAAGCGATCCTCAAGGCGCATTTCGCCCGCGCCGGGGCGGGTGATTACGTGGCGCTGCTGGCCTATATCGACCGTGACACGGCAACGCGCGAATGGATCCAGAAGGTCCGGCTGGACGTGCGTGATGCGCTGAAGGTCGCCACGGCCGCCGAATTCGGCCCGCGCTTCCAGCATTCGACCGGGCAGGCGTACAAGGGCGGCCCCAACACGGGCGTCTTCCTGCAGATCACCTGCGATGATGAGGTGAACCTGCCGGTGCCGGGTGAGAAATATACCTTTGGCATCGTGAAGGAAGCCCAGGCGCGTGGCGACATGGAGGTACTGGCCGAACGCGGCCGCCGTGTGCTGCGTGTCCACATCCACGGGGACCTGAAATCAGGTCTTGAAAAACTGGGGCAGGATATCGCCCGCGCGGTCTGA
- the hisC gene encoding histidinol-phosphate transaminase, giving the protein MSRFWSPVVHHLTPYVPGEQPRLANLIKLNTNECPYGPSPRALDAIRAATDDTLRLYPDPTAHALCAAIAHAHDVPADHVFVGNGSDEVLAHAFQGLLNHEAPLLFPDISYSFYPVYCGLYGIRHETVALDEGMRIDIAAYRRPCGGIIIPNPNAPTGMALPLSEIRTLLADHPDAVVVIDEAYVDFGAETAVALVARHPNLLVVRTLSKSSALAGLRVGYAIGQPDLIAALTRVKDSFNSYPLDRLAQAGAIAAIEDREWLANTRAKIINSRDRLTDSLGKMGFVVLPSQANFVFARHPDHDGAYLASALRERAIIVRHFRTPRIAQWLRITIGTDAECQALVTGLAEVLAQDGG; this is encoded by the coding sequence ATGAGCCGTTTCTGGAGCCCTGTCGTCCACCACCTGACCCCGTATGTGCCGGGGGAACAGCCCAGACTGGCCAACCTGATCAAGCTCAACACCAATGAATGCCCGTACGGCCCCTCACCCAGGGCGCTCGACGCCATCCGGGCCGCGACGGACGATACGCTGCGCCTCTATCCCGACCCCACGGCCCATGCGCTGTGCGCCGCCATCGCGCACGCGCATGACGTGCCCGCCGACCATGTCTTCGTCGGCAATGGCTCGGATGAAGTGCTGGCCCATGCCTTCCAGGGGCTGCTCAACCACGAGGCCCCCCTGCTGTTCCCCGACATCAGCTACAGCTTCTACCCGGTCTATTGCGGGCTGTACGGCATCCGGCACGAGACGGTGGCGCTGGACGAGGGCATGCGCATCGACATTGCCGCCTACCGCAGGCCGTGTGGCGGCATCATCATCCCCAACCCCAACGCCCCGACCGGCATGGCGCTGCCGCTGTCTGAAATCCGTACCCTGCTTGCCGACCACCCGGACGCGGTCGTGGTGATTGACGAGGCCTATGTCGATTTCGGCGCGGAAACGGCGGTTGCGCTGGTCGCCCGGCATCCCAACCTGCTGGTGGTGCGCACCCTGTCCAAATCCAGCGCGCTGGCGGGGCTGCGGGTGGGCTACGCCATTGGCCAGCCCGACCTGATCGCGGCGCTGACCCGCGTGAAGGACAGCTTCAACTCCTATCCGCTGGACCGGCTGGCGCAGGCCGGGGCCATTGCCGCGATCGAGGATCGGGAATGGCTTGCAAACACCCGCGCGAAGATCATAAACTCACGCGACAGGCTGACAGACAGCCTGGGGAAGATGGGGTTCGTGGTTCTGCCCTCACAGGCGAATTTCGTATTTGCCCGGCATCCGGACCATGACGGCGCATATCTGGCATCCGCCCTGCGGGAACGGGCCATCATCGTGCGTCATTTCCGGACCCCGCGCATCGCGCAATGGCTACGGATCACCATTGGCACGGACGCCGAATGTCAGGCCCTGGTAACGGGGCTGGCCGAAGTGCTTGCGCAGGACGGGGGCTGA
- the zwf gene encoding glucose-6-phosphate dehydrogenase encodes MENIIASAVSQVGDAGHESAPRRCPPGSFVIFGGGGDLTHRLLLPAIYNLACAGLLDDGFNVVAVDRADLTDAQLRQSMYVALENFVARRGAEAVALRTDIWDWLAPRIRYVRGDFETGQTYQDISGIVGERNCIFYLAVAARFFGPIVDRLGEAGLVREGRNSFRRVIVEKPFGHDLPSAIALNTRLLNTLTEQQIYRIDHYLGKETVQNILALRFSNGFFEPLWNRQNIDHVQITAAETVGVEQRAKFYEGTGAVRDMVPNHVMQLLAMTAMEAPISFDADAVRNEKTKVLDAIHTLSPDDVVRGQYAAGTVGDVAVPGYREEPGVDPHSLTETYVAMKFQIDNWRWAGVPFYVRTGKRLAARKTEIAIHFKSAPYALFRDTPVDRLAPNIMVMHIQPTEGVTMQFSAKIPGPAVRLGGVRMKFDYAEWFSEGPSTGYETLIYDCMIGDATLFQRADNIEAGWRAVQPVLDWGQDSQTLALYTAGSEGPKAADALLARDHRHWLKIG; translated from the coding sequence ATGGAAAATATTATCGCCTCGGCAGTATCGCAGGTAGGGGATGCCGGCCATGAAAGCGCGCCCCGGCGCTGCCCGCCGGGATCGTTTGTCATTTTTGGCGGGGGCGGGGATCTGACGCATCGCCTCCTGCTTCCCGCCATCTACAACCTTGCCTGCGCCGGACTGCTGGATGATGGCTTCAATGTCGTTGCCGTTGACCGTGCGGACCTGACCGATGCGCAGTTGCGCCAGAGCATGTATGTGGCGCTGGAAAATTTCGTCGCCCGTCGCGGGGCCGAGGCCGTGGCCCTGCGCACGGACATATGGGACTGGCTCGCGCCGCGTATCCGCTACGTGCGCGGCGATTTCGAGACCGGGCAGACCTATCAGGACATTTCCGGCATCGTGGGGGAGCGGAACTGCATTTTCTACCTCGCCGTGGCCGCCCGTTTCTTCGGCCCCATCGTGGACCGGCTGGGCGAGGCCGGCCTTGTGCGCGAGGGACGCAATTCCTTCCGCCGGGTGATCGTGGAAAAGCCCTTCGGCCATGACCTGCCTTCGGCCATAGCGCTCAATACCCGGTTGCTGAACACGCTGACGGAACAGCAGATTTACCGGATCGACCATTATCTGGGCAAGGAGACGGTCCAGAACATCCTCGCCCTGCGTTTTTCCAACGGGTTTTTCGAGCCGTTGTGGAACCGCCAGAACATAGACCACGTCCAGATCACCGCCGCCGAGACGGTGGGCGTGGAACAGCGCGCCAAATTCTACGAAGGCACGGGCGCCGTGCGCGACATGGTGCCCAATCACGTCATGCAGCTTCTGGCCATGACGGCGATGGAAGCCCCCATTTCCTTCGATGCCGACGCCGTGCGCAATGAAAAGACGAAGGTGCTGGACGCCATTCACACCCTGTCACCCGATGACGTGGTGCGCGGGCAGTACGCCGCGGGCACAGTGGGCGACGTGGCGGTGCCGGGGTACCGGGAGGAACCGGGCGTTGATCCCCATTCCCTGACCGAGACCTACGTGGCCATGAAGTTCCAGATCGACAACTGGCGCTGGGCTGGCGTGCCGTTCTACGTGCGCACGGGCAAGCGGCTGGCCGCACGCAAGACCGAAATCGCGATTCACTTCAAGTCGGCGCCCTACGCGCTGTTCCGTGATACGCCGGTGGACCGTCTCGCCCCCAACATCATGGTCATGCACATCCAGCCCACCGAAGGGGTGACCATGCAGTTCTCGGCCAAGATCCCCGGCCCCGCCGTGCGGCTTGGCGGCGTGCGCATGAAGTTCGATTACGCCGAATGGTTCAGCGAAGGCCCCAGCACCGGATATGAAACCCTGATCTATGACTGCATGATCGGGGATGCGACGCTGTTCCAGCGCGCGGACAATATCGAGGCCGGATGGCGGGCCGTGCAGCCGGTTCTGGACTGGGGGCAGGACAGCCAGACGCTCGCCCTCTACACCGCGGGCAGCGAAGGGCCGAAGGCCGCCGACGCCCTGCTGGCGCGTGACCACCGGCACTGGCTGAAAATTGGATAA